CATGCGCGACTGTCGCATGCTTGCGTTGCAAGCGCGTATAACCGCGCCATTCATCTGTATTCACTTCCGCGCCTGGTCGGGTAAATGTTTGCACATGCAGGCGCAAGGTTTTCCCATCGGTATGTTTCACGACCCGCAAGCGCACCTTGCCACTCTGGCGACCCACCGTCCCGAGCACAGGCGGACGATCATTGGCGTACGTGCCATGCCCACGCTGGTTATTGGCCCGACGGCGTGGTGGGTCTTCTGGATCCTCGTGTTTTTGGCCTTTTTTCCCCGGCGTTCTGAAACATCTCATCCGTTTCAGTCCGCTGGTCATTCAAGCGCGTGGTCGGTTGTAAACGTTGGGCGTTGGCTTGCAGGGCTTGACGCAACTCATGCTGTGTCGTGCGGCTCAGGCAAAGTTCACGCGCCAAGGTCAGACCCGGCTCACCTTTACAAACGCCTCGCAAGAGTCCGATGACTTGTGCGGGACGCAAATGCTTTCCTTCAAAGACGGTGCCGCTGTACAGGGTATAAATGCTTTGACACTTTTTGCA
This genomic interval from Acidobacteriota bacterium contains the following:
- a CDS encoding transposase, which translates into the protein MRCFRTPGKKGQKHEDPEDPPRRRANNQRGHGTYANDRPPVLGTVGRQSGKVRLRVVKHTDGKTLRLHVQTFTRPGAEVNTDEWRGYTRLQRKHATVAHGQGEWARDDDGDGVREVHVNTIEGLWTGVRNFLRPFRGVHKRNLGQYVAICEFRINMKKVTPKFISALVALH